The following is a genomic window from Xenopus laevis strain J_2021 chromosome 2L, Xenopus_laevis_v10.1, whole genome shotgun sequence.
CACTTCCCACATCTGAATCTTGCTGCCGATTTTTTAGAAACGTTGTCATTTTCAGGTGCCCGTTCCTCAGCAGTTTTTCTCCGCTTAGGCATACTGATATACTGTTCATCTAGATAACTCGGAGGCAGAGGCCTGACAAATGGCACCTTAGGAGACCTACCATATGTTGTAAGAGGAGAGCTTGGAGACCTTCCGGCAGCACCTTTTTCTTCAGAGTCCTGAGCACCCTCCGTAACCAGACTGTCTTTTGCAACGGTCTCTGCATTCGGCGGTGCGGTTTCCAGCAAGCAAGGTGTTTGCCCTACAGTCTGCTCCGCCATGTTACATTTGTGCAGACTCTTTCCATCGGCAAGGTTACTTTGTGCCAGTTTGCCTTGCTCGGGAGGCTGCAACTGCTCTATCTCTTGCAGATTTGAACTTTCTGGCGAATTTCTATTAACATCACcatttaattttttctctgtttgAGTATAGGTCTTTGGTTCAACGGTGTCCTTTCTTGCTTTCCAAACAGGTACTGGTAAGTCTTCCGTTCGATTCTCAACAGATTTCTTTCCTTTAGAAAACCTAGAGAAGTGCTTGTAAGTGTCCATTAAGTCCTGCAATTCCCCCAAGGAAGCATTTTCTGCATGAATATGGTCCTTTGTGCAGCCATCTGAAGGAACCTGACCTAAAGGAGCATTGCCTACTGAAGCACTGGAAGCAGGAGCACTGGCTACGACCTCCACATCGGGATAACTAGTGTCAGCTTCACAGGGATTCTGATTATAGTGCAGAGCTTCATGCACATAAAGTGTCGACAGTTCATTAAAAATGTCAAAGCAGTTGACAAAACTACACTGAGCTTGGAATGATTCATGGCTTAGCAGGTGCTCTGCCAGGTGGGTCACTAGCTTGAACCTTTTATTGCAGTTTAAATGCTGGCAGAAATAGACCTCGGGATAAACATGTCTTTGCATGTGAtcgaaaaagtgtttggaatcaGCAAACCTTCTCTGACAGAATCGGCATTTACCCTTGTTGTGTTTCATTAAGTGTTGCTGTACTCTTGTATCCGCCGGGTGGGCTATCCTGGCGTGCTTGTTAAGAGATCGTATCTTTTTAAAAAGACGTTTACAGTCCTGAGCGGGGCATTTATAAACCACTGGTTCATTTGCGGCCTGTTTTGTGGCAAGAGGGCACAAAGACCCATTTAATTTAGTAAATTCAGAGACATCTTTGTCACCACCTGTGTCCTCTGAATCATTTATATCTGTTTGAACAGCATGATCGGCTGTGTGATTTTCAACGGGAATAATGGGATGAAGCGATTCCTCATAGGTCATATTTATGGCTGGGGCAACAGTTAATACATCAGTGGTAGAACTAATAGAATTTCCATTTTCCAAGcatgatttttctttatttccactTGAGGTTGAGTCTGATACACCATCAGAAGCCGTGTCAAGTGAAGCCATTGGCGGCACCTGCATTTTCTTTAAGTGGTTCTTTAAATGTTTAAGAATTTTAACACGATTTCTGAACTTCCTCGAACATAAAACACACGAAAAGCAGCCTTTTTTTTGATGAGCCAGAGCATGTCTGAAGATATGGCCACCAAGAATCCCCTTGTTGCACAGGGTACACTGATGAACGGGAACGTTATGATCGATCTTGTAAGAGCCGAGCATCGGAGTAATTCTCTTTTTAACAAGAGAGATTTTTGATCTGGTGCTCCTGGACTCCCCATGGTCAATGACCCCGTTTCTTAATTCCATATGAGAggtatttaaatttaaagtttttgaaactTCAGTATCCAGTGTACTTGAATAACAGGATTCTGGGGGGTTATTCTCCCCAAGAAAAGAAGAGCATTTTTCCTCGATCATAGAGAAATTCCAAAACTCTGGATCAAATATCAACCCCCTCTTTAGAATGGGCAGTAACTCAAACCTCACCCGGTTTTCAACACAGCTCAAAAACTCATTGTAATCCTCATCGGAACATTTGTACAAACGCTCAACCGCAGCATAGGATTCGACGGTCCTCTCCAAGAAGAAAGCCGATAAAGCACAGACCCTGCAGATCTCCAAGTCAGTGGGCAAAAGGTAAGCAATtgttttataaattaaacatttggTTTCTGGGTTATCGTGAAGGTCTAGTTGCAAAGCACATCCACAAAGCTCCACTGCCAACTGCCCCCCGACTTCTCCAAcctgcaatgaaaaa
Proteins encoded in this region:
- the znf654.L gene encoding zinc finger protein 292, whose amino-acid sequence is MAEDESDQESERLVEELVAITDEDVGNGDLCRVNSGEYCRRFCEVVEDYTSRYQVPLPQLQVLQTALCCFTSATISFPVECEQVQYVLSRLALSLFELLLFFGKDEFYEAPLKDILGSVQECHDHLIRYDNTDLKLVTCVIKDGGPWENPVLQAILKGRSEPQDIVDRYLRSEHEFFFELRVRYLVACERIPEAVALITTCLSNTDVSKNLYYHQAYFTCLHMTRLTDQLLHEHVLRINPRDGVEIICKTEQEGKTVLALQLSEAFLITQLQTGEMDYIWDLIFIWSKLQLKMNASKQAFIEQCYQMLRIATNIKVIFPFIKSILNEVGEVGGQLAVELCGCALQLDLHDNPETKCLIYKTIAYLLPTDLEICRVCALSAFFLERTVESYAAVERLYKCSDEDYNEFLSCVENRVRFELLPILKRGLIFDPEFWNFSMIEEKCSSFLGENNPPESCYSSTLDTEVSKTLNLNTSHMELRNGVIDHGESRSTRSKISLVKKRITPMLGSYKIDHNVPVHQCTLCNKGILGGHIFRHALAHQKKGCFSCVLCSRKFRNRVKILKHLKNHLKKMQVPPMASLDTASDGVSDSTSSGNKEKSCLENGNSISSTTDVLTVAPAINMTYEESLHPIIPVENHTADHAVQTDINDSEDTGGDKDVSEFTKLNGSLCPLATKQAANEPVVYKCPAQDCKRLFKKIRSLNKHARIAHPADTRVQQHLMKHNKGKCRFCQRRFADSKHFFDHMQRHVYPEVYFCQHLNCNKRFKLVTHLAEHLLSHESFQAQCSFVNCFDIFNELSTLYVHEALHYNQNPCEADTSYPDVEVVASAPASSASVGNAPLGQVPSDGCTKDHIHAENASLGELQDLMDTYKHFSRFSKGKKSVENRTEDLPVPVWKARKDTVEPKTYTQTEKKLNGDVNRNSPESSNLQEIEQLQPPEQGKLAQSNLADGKSLHKCNMAEQTVGQTPCLLETAPPNAETVAKDSLVTEGAQDSEEKGAAGRSPSSPLTTYGRSPKVPFVRPLPPSYLDEQYISMPKRRKTAEERAPENDNVSKKSAARFRCGKCLTNYSSSEALNEHTAQNKCRLYFGFDSDDESAW